The Risungbinella massiliensis sequence CGTTTTGCATTCTCAATATTATCTTTACCAAACAGAGATACACCAAATTAAAAAAAAATTAGAGGATCATGTGATCTTTCTTCATCAGTGGGTACACCAGATGAAAACACCTGTGTCTGTGATCCAAATGACGATGGAAGAAGAAGGAGATGCGGTTTTTGACCAAATCCAAGAAGAAGTGGATCGTCTCCAAAAAGGATTAGAATTGGTGATGTATACTTCACGATTAGAGCAGTTTCAACATGATTTTCAAGTGGAAAAAGTGATGTTAAAAAGACTTGCCCAAGAAGTCGTATCGGAACATAAACGCTTTTTTATTCGAAAAAAGCTTTTTCCTATAGTAGAGATGGAAGAAGAGACAGCCGTCTACACAGATGAAAAATGGCTCGCTTTTTTATTAGGACAACTAGTAATCAATGCCATTCGTTATACGACAGAGGCTGGTAGAAAAGTTTGGATAACAGGGCATTTACGAGAGAATCAGGTTGTCCTAGAAGTAAGAGATCAGGGAGTTGGTATCCCAACCCAAGATCGAAAAAGGGTTTGGGAGCCATATTATACGGGGCAAAATGGCAGGCGATTTTCTGAATCAACAGGTATGGGACTCTATCTTGTATCAAAAGTATGTAGGCAATTGGGGCATCGAGTAGAGTTGGAATCCACTGTTGGCGAAGGAACGATGGTACGAATTCTCTTTTCGGGTAAATAGCCAACCTTAACGAGATGTAAGGTTGGCTTCATGTAATCTGATAGTAAGGATAGGTCAGCTCCAGTAGAGTAGCAATATAAGCCCTACACTAAATTATTGAAGCGAAGAGATTCTGGACCTTCAGATGGAAAGAAAGGGAGTAATGAAAATGGAAGTGCTACGGATTAAGGAGCTGAACAAAGTTTATCCCGGAAAGGTAACGACCCAAGCGCTAAAAGATATTAATTTTACAGTGGAGCAAGGAGAGTTTGTTGGAATTATGGGGGCATCAGGTAGTGGAAAAACTACTCTGCTAAATATGGTAGCAACCATCGACTCACCTAGCTCAGGAGAAGTTTTTTTGAAAGGAGAGAACCCTTATACCTTAAAGAAAGAGAAACTTGCTGAATTTCGTCGCCGGCAGCTAGGTTTTGTTTTTCAAGATTTTAACCTATTAGATACACTTACCATAGCGGAGAACATCGTGTTACCACTCACTTTGGACAAGAAAAGTGTAAACGAAATGAACCAAAAGTGTCTGGAGGTAGCAAAAAAACTAGGGATTGAACCAATTCTGGACAAGCGGACCTTTGAAATATCAGGAGGACAACGTCAACGTGCAGCAGTCGCTCGTGCTATTATTCATTCTCCTGCTTTGCTTTTGGCAGATGAACCAACAGGGGCACTTGACTCCAAAACGTCTCGTGATGTGATGGAAATGATGGAGAAGATTAATAAAGAAGACGAGACAACGATGTTACTCGTGACACATGACCCGCTAGCCGCGAGTTACTGCGATCGTATCCTCTTTATCCAAGATGGAACGTTATATCGTGAAATTCATCGTGGTACTAGTCGCCAAGTTTTTTTCCAAGAGATCATCGATATGCTCTCGTTTTTGGGAGGGAATGCGCATGAGCTTTCGAAAGTTCGCGTTTAATAACGTTCGACGTAACGCTTCTGCCTACAGTGCTTATTTTTTGAGTAGTACCTTTGCGGTGATGATCTTTTTTACCTATGCAATGTTTATCTTTCATCCTGAAATTGGACGGTCTCAAATGGGATTGCTGACCAAAAATTCGATGGAATCTGCGGAGTATCTGATTTTCTTCTTCTCTTTCTTGTTTGTTCTATACTCTAATAGTGCGTTTCTCCATGCGAGAAAAAAGGAATTTGGTATTCTCACGATCTTAGGAGCTTCTCAGAAGCAAATAAATGGTCTTGTTTTCTTAGAGAGTATGTTCATTGGTATGGCTTCCATTCTATCCGGGGTTGGTCTGGGAACCATCTTGGCAAAGTTTTTCTTGACTTTGGGAGCCAAGGTGATCGAGATGCAAGAGCTTCCCCTGTATTTTCCTTGGAAAGCGATGGGGTTAACTGCATTAGCATTTGGTGTGCTTTTTCTGCTGATTGGGATTCTCACCTACTTTGCGTTACGGAAAAATCAGGTGTTAGAGATGCTACAAGGGTCCAATAAGCCAAAGAAAGAGCCTACTAGTTCGATCTTTTTCGTTATCTTGTCTCCTCTCCTTTTTCTAGGTGCGCTTTATATGATGGATCAACTGGAACTGTCTATGCGCAATATTGCGATCTTTCTCGCACTAGGGATTTTGGGGACTTATTTTTTCTATACACAATTCACTCTTTTTGTTGTACAGAAGCTAAAACAGAATCGCTTCTTTTTCTGGAGAGGGATCAACCTGATCTGGATTTCCGAACTTGCTTTTAAAATCAAAGATAATGCACGGATGTTTTTTATGGTGACGATCATTATGGCGGCTGCTTGTACTACGGTTGGGGTTGTCATCACATATAGTAGTCAGTATGATCAACAATACAAGACGAATCCGTTTGCCTTTGGTCTCGTAATGGACGAAGATCCCCAGACAACAGAACAACACATCTTTTTAGAGAAAAAATTACAACAAAATCGAATTGATTTTACAAAGGTAGAAATTCCATTTTTCTTGATTCCACACAGACAAGATAATTATGTGCCTCTAATCAAGGAATCAGAATATAATCGAATAGCAAATTTATTGAAAGGAAAGAGCTTCAAACTAGTATCAAAGGAAACGATTCTGCTAGTTTCAGGGACGCTCGAGGAAAAAGAACGATCTAAGCTATTTAGTCAGAAAGAGATCTCGATCAAAGGTGAATCACTTCAAGTATTGGAACAGCTAGATCAGTCTTTTATTCAGTATGGATATATGGTTTTAGTTTCGGATAAGTACTATGAAAAGCTAAAACAAAAGGTAGGAGAAGAAGGTGTGGAAGACTCGGTAGTTTCATATTATATACCGAGTTGGAATGGCAAAGGACTCCCTACTAATCAATCAGAGGAAGTTCAGTTTGGTAAGAGCTTGGTAGAAGAGTGGGAGCAAAAGGGACAAGCAGAGGGAATTCCATTTAGAATGGATATACGAGGTACCACTTATATTTATAGTAAAGAACGCCTCAACCTCACTAGCTTTATTGGAACGTTTATTGCAGCGGTCTTCTCTATCTTTACGGCTAGCTTTCTCTATTTTAAACTTTTTATCGATCTGACCCGAGACCAGCAGATGTATCATTCTCTCTCCAAAATTGGTTTAAGTTTGGAACAAATGAAGCGTTCTGCCTCCAGACAGATTGCGTTCCTTTTCTTTATTCCACTTGTAATAGCTGCTTTTCAAACCTGGATCGGTTTATCTTTATTAGAAGATCAGATCAATAAAGGAGATACCTTTTATCCAGTCTTGATTGCGATCGGTTTGTTTGCAGTAGCGCAAGTTGTTTATTTCTTAGTAGTTCGGGCTCGATTCATTAACTTACTAAAACGGGTGATGGTATAATAGAAAAAGAAATCCCCTCTTCCGATCACCAGATTGGAAAGGGGATTTTGCTTATTTTATGGTTGGGAGATGCTCTTGGTAAAACTCCACAGTATACCCAATCGCCTCTTCTAACATAGGACTTATCGTAATAAGGGGATGACTGCTACCAAAAGTATGATCGCCACTTATAATGAGCTGTAGATCAGAATGAGGAGCGATGCGATCCAATCGTTTGGCACCTTCCACAATTCGTTCTTTATCTGCAGTTCCTACGACTGCAAGTACTGGACGGCTATCTAATGCAAATCGATTGAGAAAGGCAAAACGATCTTGGTTGGCTTGGATATCCTCTATCACTTCTTTGGTAACAGGGAGTTGTTGCTTCGTACGAACGTTCTCGATATAGGCGACTCCTTTTTCCATTATCTCCTGGATGGTCTTTTCTTCCCAAAAGAGCACTTCGGCAACACTATTCCAGACGACCGCACAATTAATAGACGGATCATCTAATGTATAAATAAGAGCATTGGCTCCTCCTCGACTATGACCGAAGAGACCTACTTTGGTAACATCGCAAAGTTCCGCATATGGTAGATCACCATCTCGTAGAGCTTTTAGAACCGTAGCGATATCTTCTTGTTCACGTGAGAAAGTGTTGCGACCAAATTTGTCTAGATTGGTTACCTCTTCATCTGCTTGATCGTATTCGACGCCATTCATTGAGAAGTTAAAGCTGATTACTACATAGCCTTCTTTTGCAAGTCTTTTGGCCAAAGTAGGGAAGAATCCCCAGCTTTTAAATGCCTTAAATCCATGTAGGAGCAGGATGACGGGAGCTTTTCCTTGTGGTTTAGTCGGAGCTAAGATATCTCCTGTGATTATCCGATTGTCTTTCCCAAGTTCCAAGCGAAACACTTGTTTCACTTACGATCCCTCCTGTTAGTCGAATTGTATAGGCTTTCACTCTACTATATAATGAAAAGGAACGAAATGAGTTAGAAAAGGGTCTTTTTTGGAGAAGTGTATTCTAGTATTCTCTAAAAAGCGAAGAGGGAAGCCGGTGTAACTCCGGCGCGGTCCCGCCACTGTAAATGGGGAGGACGATGTGATAGACCACTGTCCGCTTGGATGGGAAGGTACATCATTCCTATGAACCATGAGCCAGGAGACCTGCCTTTTTCTGATCAGCCGTTCTCCTTCGAGGAAAAGGAGTGGCGCGCACAAGAGTTGGTACATACAGCACTTGGCATGCCTCCTACCTTGGTACCTCGAATAGGTGTCAAGGTTTTTTGCTGTGAAA is a genomic window containing:
- a CDS encoding sensor histidine kinase, whose product is MKLFLREQIPLFVMFLIQMLLIPTLYYVNGDHDLDIYVYSLILSSLLLLVYLGFRYFTLRNLYQHLSQPLATLDQSIQKTGYAPLAEAVDDVLHSQYYLYQTEIHQIKKKLEDHVIFLHQWVHQMKTPVSVIQMTMEEEGDAVFDQIQEEVDRLQKGLELVMYTSRLEQFQHDFQVEKVMLKRLAQEVVSEHKRFFIRKKLFPIVEMEEETAVYTDEKWLAFLLGQLVINAIRYTTEAGRKVWITGHLRENQVVLEVRDQGVGIPTQDRKRVWEPYYTGQNGRRFSESTGMGLYLVSKVCRQLGHRVELESTVGEGTMVRILFSGK
- a CDS encoding ABC transporter ATP-binding protein, translating into MEVLRIKELNKVYPGKVTTQALKDINFTVEQGEFVGIMGASGSGKTTLLNMVATIDSPSSGEVFLKGENPYTLKKEKLAEFRRRQLGFVFQDFNLLDTLTIAENIVLPLTLDKKSVNEMNQKCLEVAKKLGIEPILDKRTFEISGGQRQRAAVARAIIHSPALLLADEPTGALDSKTSRDVMEMMEKINKEDETTMLLVTHDPLAASYCDRILFIQDGTLYREIHRGTSRQVFFQEIIDMLSFLGGNAHELSKVRV
- a CDS encoding ABC transporter permease codes for the protein MSFRKFAFNNVRRNASAYSAYFLSSTFAVMIFFTYAMFIFHPEIGRSQMGLLTKNSMESAEYLIFFFSFLFVLYSNSAFLHARKKEFGILTILGASQKQINGLVFLESMFIGMASILSGVGLGTILAKFFLTLGAKVIEMQELPLYFPWKAMGLTALAFGVLFLLIGILTYFALRKNQVLEMLQGSNKPKKEPTSSIFFVILSPLLFLGALYMMDQLELSMRNIAIFLALGILGTYFFYTQFTLFVVQKLKQNRFFFWRGINLIWISELAFKIKDNARMFFMVTIIMAAACTTVGVVITYSSQYDQQYKTNPFAFGLVMDEDPQTTEQHIFLEKKLQQNRIDFTKVEIPFFLIPHRQDNYVPLIKESEYNRIANLLKGKSFKLVSKETILLVSGTLEEKERSKLFSQKEISIKGESLQVLEQLDQSFIQYGYMVLVSDKYYEKLKQKVGEEGVEDSVVSYYIPSWNGKGLPTNQSEEVQFGKSLVEEWEQKGQAEGIPFRMDIRGTTYIYSKERLNLTSFIGTFIAAVFSIFTASFLYFKLFIDLTRDQQMYHSLSKIGLSLEQMKRSASRQIAFLFFIPLVIAAFQTWIGLSLLEDQINKGDTFYPVLIAIGLFAVAQVVYFLVVRARFINLLKRVMV
- a CDS encoding alpha/beta hydrolase family protein, with the protein product MKQVFRLELGKDNRIITGDILAPTKPQGKAPVILLLHGFKAFKSWGFFPTLAKRLAKEGYVVISFNFSMNGVEYDQADEEVTNLDKFGRNTFSREQEDIATVLKALRDGDLPYAELCDVTKVGLFGHSRGGANALIYTLDDPSINCAVVWNSVAEVLFWEEKTIQEIMEKGVAYIENVRTKQQLPVTKEVIEDIQANQDRFAFLNRFALDSRPVLAVVGTADKERIVEGAKRLDRIAPHSDLQLIISGDHTFGSSHPLITISPMLEEAIGYTVEFYQEHLPTIK